GTCTTCTCCATAGGAAACGTTTATTATGGAGTAACCACCATCCTCACATTGGCCTAATAAAAGTAGAACTGCGGAGAAAAATATGCCACTTTCACTTCGCTGTCAGTCTTGTCATGTCACCTTGTTTTCTCTTATATTCGAGATGATCCTAACTACGAGGTTAGCTGATGAGGTTCACGGTGGACTCAAGTCAAGCAATCCACAGGTGGAGGATATTCCGCAGCCAAGAAAGAGCACACAACACTCCACCACCTCAGCGCAGCGTGTCGACAACAACCGGCACATCTTACACGACGTCGTACAAGGAAATAGTATCGACCTAGCTAGTCTCTTCCATCACAATAATGCACCAGCGTTGAGTGACTCACTGTTGACCCGCATGGGTGATGATGCTTTGCTTTGCTTGCCAGCCATCAAAATTATTCCTTAAATAAATAAACAAACCTCGTTGTTTTTTACACTCCTACTACTCCAGATACCAACTTTGTCAGTTGTCGCTATGGTTGTGGCTGTAAAGTGGGGCCAAACGCTTAACCATCTTCCTTTCGTCGAGAGGCATATACAAAGCCCCGGCGGTATCGTGCTGGAATAaaaccttttcttttctttggcaGATGCTGAGATGAATGAAACTTAAGGCTTAAGCAGCGCAGAGAGCATCGGCGCTGCGTCGGATGAACGCCACCCATTCTGGTTCTGGATGGATGTGTCCAGCTGTATACAAGTGAGAGTAACCAAACATTCCGCTCTGAGTCTCGGAGCATAGACAGAGCCTACTACTACTAGCATATGAGAATTTCGGTAGTTGTAGCTTAAGGCAAGGTTGATTGTAAAAAGTGCAAACGCCACTGATCAGTCAGTTGTTACTATAAACAGCGGGTTGCTTTTGGTTTTGGGTCTCAAAGACAGCCACGTTTAGCCGGAAAGAAGAACGCATTTCCGACAACTGCGCCACCAACAAACGGGATTACAATACTCATTGAGTAACCATTTAACTACTAGACTCCATTGAGTCGCGCGTCCTGCTCCATGTCGATCCCATagagaaggaaaaagaaaagTTGTGCCATGATATGATACGATATGATAGTACAATATACTCTCTCTGTAAactaatactccctctgtaatgAAATATAAAAGTGTTCAAATCATTAGTTTAATATAAGATTGTTTAGATGAGACGGTTATGCGGTCCGGACGTATTAAGGGACATTTATCGGTTCGCCGAGAGGTCCGGGTGTACCTTTTTCGGCAAAAAAGAGAGACAAAGTGAGGGTTTGATGACTTTGTAGGTGTCCAGACAATAGTCACGTAGGACTTCGACACCCCTGACCCATCCAAAACCCCACCCAAAACCCCTCCCGGAGCCCGCGCCTCCATCCTCCCATTTTCTCTCCTTCGCCGCCGCTCCACCACCCCGGTCGCCAGGCCGCACCCCAGCCGAAACTCGACGAGTCCGTCACCTCCAACAGTATACCCGGGCTCCACGTCGCTTCTTCTCCGCCATCGTTCCACACCTCTCATCCAACCGCCGCACAGGTACCATCCGCTCCTACGATGCTCACCATGCCTAGCAACTGTTCGGTGAATTGCCCGAGCTAAGTTTTTTTGTCCCTTCTTTTTTAAATCAATGGATTCTGATatggagtacatatacgagcaCTATGTTGAGTCGTCCGACGGCTCATCCGGCGAGGAGGACTACACTGATGAGACGATGATGATGCAGACGGTGCTTGCAGACGCAGAGCGTGCAGAGGAGCATGTTCTGAATTTCAAGGGATCGATCAAGGGTCATCGAATGCTCAACTGCAACCAGGCGCGCGACCATTGGACGCTGATGGACGACTACTTTGCCCCTGATGCCCTCTTCGCTGACAATTTTCGCTGGCACTTTCGGATGCGCAAAAATGTCTTCGATCGTCTCTATCATGACGTCCAGTCCTTTGATGACTACTTCATCTTGAAGAAGGATGCCATAGGAACGATTGGGTTCTCTGGTTACAAGAAGTGCACGACTGCACTATGGACGCTTATATATGGCACGACCGCTGATTCGTGAGACGAGTATCTACGGATGTCCGAGAACACATGCGGAGATGTCATGGTTAGGTTTGCAACTACCGTGGTCGAGGTGTTTGGACCTCAGTACCTGAGAGAACCACAGACACCGAGAGGCTCTTGGCAATCTCGGAAGCAAGAGGGTGGCCAGGTTTGCTCTTGAccgcatgcattggaaatggaacaACTGTCCAAAAGCTTTACAAGGGCAATATCAGGGTCATGTAAGAAGCCCACCATCATTCTTGAAGCAAATGCATCACATGATCTTTGGATTTTGCACGCTTTCTTTAGCATGTCTAggtctcacaatgacatcaatgtgctgCAGCGATCACCATTGTTTGCTAAGCTGACCGAAGGAAAAGCTCCTCCTTTCCACTATATTGTCAATGGCCATGAGTAGAACATGGGTTACTATCTTGTTGACGGTATATCTACTGTCCTTGGGCTAATTTTGTGAACACCATCTATAACCCAATTAGTCGGAAAAAGTCTCACTTTGCCCAAAGGCATTTTGTGAACACCATCTATAACCCAATTAGTCGGAAAAAGTCTCACTTTGCCCAAAGACAAGAACCAGCTAGAAAGGATGTTGAGAGGGCTTATGGAGTTTTGCAGGCACGCTTTGCAGTTGTTTGCGGACCTACTAAACAATGAGATCCGAAGAccttgtgggaggtgatgacctgttgtgtgatcatgcacaacatgatcatgaAGGATGATGGTGGGGATGCTGCCGCAGGTCTTGAATTTGAGAGCACTGGTGCTCCTATCGAACTTTCACATCAAAATGTGGCCACATTTGAATAGTTTATTCAAATGAATCAACAAATTCAGCATCGAGCAACTGAAGGAAGATATGATTGAGTATCTGTGGACGGTTAAAAGGGACAACAATGTTGAAGTGTAATATTaaaaaaaaaaaaattgaacTACTACTGCATTTGAACATTTGAATTATTTTAGACTATATATGCGGCTATTTGAATGTGTGGAGTTAAAAAGAAATCTGGGATAGGATGTATGCGGGCAGGGTTTGATGACCTGGTCTCGCATCTCTATTCGTGGATGAATGCCTACACAACCAAAAGCAACCGGGGGGACACGTACCCCGCAAACCCCGATGGAACGAATTGCTGCGCCGCTCGGTCCGTGTCCGTGTCTTGCTCACGGCGCGCGGGCGGGCGACATGCTCGGAGTGTCCGTCCGGCTTTACACCCTGTCCCATGGACCCACGGTGGCACGGGATCGCAGCCGAACGAACGATACTGAATAAAGAGTACTCCTGAATAAATTATCTGAGACTGATTAGGGAAGGAGTAGTAAGCAAGGCATCACTCGGCGGCCGTAGACGATGTCACGGTGGCGTTGGTAAGCAAGGCATCACCCACCCGGCAAGGCGCCCGTAGACGATGCCGATGCCACGGTGGCGTTCTATTATGGCATGGCTAGTGGTTGGTTGGTTAGACCTTTTGCAGCTGAAAATAATTGATTCCAAGAAGGTTCATTTGTTCCCCCAATGGCAAAACCAAAATCATCAAGAGACTTTTTTTTGCGCGGTAAAATCATCAGGAGACTTGCCAAAGTAAACTCTGAATCGCAGCACAGCAGGTGAGATGTGGACATACGAACATGTATTTTCACCGGCCAAGTTGACTACTACTGTGACTGCGTGGAATAGTAGCGTCCATACGAATAGGCCGCGCTAATAACTTGTGACCACGATCTACTTCCACCTTTGGGTTCCCGGGCAACTCTTTTGATATTCTCCTCTGCAGGCGCTTTTCCATGTAACTTTTTCGTCAGTTCGTTTGACCAGGCCCGCTCGTACTCGTAGCACGCACGTTCGTTCACGGAGTGCAGTTACTCCGACCTCGTGCCGGGGTGGGACTTTGGATCCTACCCTACCCTATTCCCCAAAACACAAGACCACACAGCACATCACAGTCCAGACTCCGTAGTCCACAAGAAACGATCCATCGCCCCCTCGCCTTCgtcttcttctcttctcttcctCGCCTGCCATTGGTCTGCGCAATATAAGGAAGACGGGGGAGAGAAAGAGACGACCCATCGCCCACCGGTCGTCCAGCTCCCGCGCCAAGGCGAACTAGCAGGCCATGGGGTTCTTCACCAAGAGCACCTCCAAGCAGACCGCCAAGCTCAAGTCCCTCGTCAAGCTCGCCGTCGCGcgcctcgccgtcgtccgccGGCCCCGCCTCGGCCGCCGCTCCATTGCGCGCGGCGACGTCGCGCAGCTCCTCTCCATTGGCCACCTCGACCGCGCTCTCGCCAGGGTACGTGCACCTCCGCCATACTACAATACAAGTCCCTGTCCCTCATCATCAAATTCCCCTTGCTGTACCAACACCGAACGGCGTGTGCTGCTGCGCAGGCGGAGCAGGTCATGGAGGAGGACAGCATGCTGGAGGGGCTCGACATCATCGAGCACTACTGCAAGATCCTCGTCGAGCACTCCGCCCAGCTGGAGAAGCCCAAGTACTTCCACGTTCCTGCTCTCTTGGTTTCTCCTCTGACGCCGCCTCCTTCTGTGCGTACGCGCGAGATTCTAATTTGTTGATTATTCGACGACATTCAGAGAGTGCGGCGAGGAGatcaaggcggcggcggcggggctgatTTTCGCGTCGGCGCGCTGCGGCGAGCTGCCGGAGCTGCTGGACGCGCGCGCCATCCTGGCAAGCAAGTTCGGCCGGGAATTCGAGAGGGCGGCCAAGGAGGGCTCCCAGGTCGTCGTCAATCCCACGGTAGGTTCGTCTGCTCCAGCTGCTTCACGTGCCGCCTCGCCAACTGtcgccgggtggtggtggtggtggaccGGAGCTGGGATTTAAGAGGGTTGGTGCTGTTGCAGTTAGTGCAGAGGTTATCTGGCCAGAAGGCGAGCGCGGAGCAGCAGAGGAGGTTGGCCAGGGAGATCGCCGCCGAGAACGGCATCTTGCTCGACTTCCCCGACAGCCCGGGAGAGGTTCATCAGGTTGGTTGCAGCCTGCACGACTCGTCTTGTTCATGCGAGTTTTGTGATTCTGTCTCGTGAGTCAGCTGACATAATGTTATGGCGGTAATGTGATGCAGAGTAAGCAGAGTGAACAAGCCAAGAACgtgccggcgccggcgccggctgGGAAATCTGTCGAACAGTTTGAGGTCAGGACCGAAACTTCCGAGGTCAGTCCGTCAGTGTCATGTCATCGGGCAAATGATCACCAGGCATTCCCATTTGTAATCTAAATGGTGAGAAATTCAATGTGTGACAGGTGCAGAGGAGACAGAGGCTTGCCGATGATAACATGAGCCGGCCGAACCTTGCCCGGCAGAGAGCAGAGGAGAAGGCGTCGAGGGAATCCAAGAAGTACGACGATGTCAGGATGGCGGCGGAGGCAGCGTTCGAGTCAGCGTCGTTCGCTGCCATGGCTGCCCGGGCGGCCGTGGAGCTGTCCCGGACGGAGTCGCAGGGGAAGGGACCGAGAGGCGGCGGCCGCGGGCACGATAAGGTCCATCCTTTGCAGAGTTCTGGAGCAACCGAGCGGGAGACGCGGCCGCCGGGGAGGCCCCAGAAGCCTCCGTCTCCGTCGCCGTCACCGTCGTGGAGCGACAAGAGCACGGTCTCCTCGGTATGGTCGGACGCACCAGCACGGGACGCGCCGTCACCGCCGAAGGGGAAGAGCATTGTGTTCGACCGGAGCGACGGAGAGGACGACGATGTCGTGGAGGACCTCGTCTGGACTCCGCAGCTGCAACGGCAACACAACAGGAGGACGGTGTCCGCAATGGGGatggatggcggcggcggcaacACGCACGGCGCGCGGCGCTCGGAGTTCCAGGACAGCGTGCCCAGCGGCTCGGAAGACGCGCGGCCGGCGCACAGGAGGTACGCCTCGGAGCACGCCGGCGGGGGCGCGCACCGCGAGGCCCAGGAGCAGCCCGGCCAGTACAGAGCCCCTCCGTACAGAAGGAGCCCCGTGGCCGACGCGGCCAGCAACGGCGGCGCGTACGAGAGCTCGGCGTTCGTGGCCCGCGCGCCGTACGGGAGGATCACGTCTGCGCTGGAGGGCGGCAACAAGCACATCGCGCGGCACGAGGAGGTGCGCAGGATGGGCACCGACGCGCGGGTGCTCCAGGAGCAGGTGTACGGCTCCGCCGCCCCCGGGCCGGGGCGCGTGCCCCTGACGCCGGACAGGAGGGCCATCTCGGTGCGCACCAGGAGATGAGATCAGTCTGGTACAGCAGTACACTCGTCAGTTCAGACTTGGGTCGACTGGAAAATGGGACGCCGGAAACGGCCTCGGCGGCAGGCCGGCGCGGCGGTGGTTTCCCGGACTGCCTGGGGAAATCGGTCGTGGGGTACGACGCTGAATTTTTTTGTACATAGGAAGTGAGGGTCATTGACTCATTGACATGTGAGTAATTGTCCATTGTTTTGTTTTGTCCTGCAATGGGAGGAGTTTAGCGTGTGTTCTTGAGGCCGAGATGAGATAGGTTCCCTAGATGCAGAATTGTTGGACGCGGCTAGAGAGCGCCGCGGCACTCGTTTGTTGTCTAGAGCACACAATCGTatattgtactccctctgtttttagtctgtatataagatttggtcagagtcaaactttgtaaagtttgaccaactttgtAGAAAAAAATGAGTGCCTAGAACTCAtttagatgagatataatttggtctcattcacctTGAAAACAAAAACAgatacaacccacgtcagcacacacgcatcttatagcATCACATCTAATGGCTATAAAAAGTGAATGAGACCAAACTATATCTCATCTAAATGAGTTTTAGCAAAACTGTAGAAAAAATACCAACATCTATAATACTAAAGCTATATAGTATGAAATTATTTGCAagatctaacaatattgatttaaaattatgaatcttgatattttttctataaacttaGTCAAAGCAAATAAAGTTTGACTTtcaccaaatcttatatgcatacTAAAAAGAAACGGTGGGAGTAATTACATGTTCTTGTGTACAACTGTCTACACTAGAAAAAGAAATTGTTTGACCACCCCGTAGGCACATGGTTATCGATGAAATCAGCCTAAATCCTGTCACACGTGCATTTATTTAGGGTTCAAAAAGTTGTAAAAGCCATAATTTTTTATTCAAGCATCGAAATTCATTTCCGTTTTCACCGCCAGGTTTCTAACGACgagttcttcaaaactagatcctaTATAAGTAGGTTTCGTCAAACTTTTTTTCAAAGGCAACTTTGGGTGCAATGGAGGCAACTATAGTGTTATAGGGAAGCACCTTTTCTTTTCAGCCTAGTAGGACTGACTATTAGATTGGTTTGTGCAAAAAATGAGAAAAATCACACGAAACAAAAAGCAACTTTAGTGCTACATACAAAGCAATTCACTGCACTATGTGTATCTATGAATTTTGCTAAAATTATCTCAACTTGCATATCATGACTGCTAAATTGCCTATTGTTGATGGTCAGTTCCTACACTTGATGTTCAATTGCCTATAAATGCTATAAATTGCCTACCATTGATGTATAGTTGCCTGCTATTTGTAATTAGTTGCCTACAATTGTTTAACATTTGCCAACTTTCCAAAATAGTTGCCTACAATACTATGAAGTTATTTATCATTGTTTTCTAAGTTGCGTACAAATATTCCGAAGTGGCCAAGATTCACCATCATGTTGCCTACCATAACTAGCAATAGTAGATACAAGAGCATCACCGGTTGATGACTTCATAGTATTATAGGCAATTTAAAAACAACGACATACTAGCATGAAAATAGGCAACTTAGAGGTACTAGTGAGGAAGTTAGGAGAAAATTAGACAAAATTAACTAGGACACAGAACGTAGTGAAGTCGCCTGCTTTTAGCACTAAAGTTGTCTCTTGTAGAAGGAAAGTTGTGATGTTATCTACCTCTGTTTCGAAGTTGTTTTGTATCATTAGTTAGATTCTTATTATTGCTAATTAATTGTTTCTAATGGAGTGAAGTTGCTTCTGTTTAGCACTAAATTTGCCGCATCTAGCATCAAAGTTGCTTTTAAAAATATTAAAGAAAGATATACATGTGGAGTTTAGTTTTGAAAAGCTTGCCACGACCTGACTAGCCCACTCATGTGTGTTTTCCATCATTATGTCTGAAGATTTCAATGATTTTTGTAGACAACTCGACCAAAAATTAGGAATTTGTGTAGGTTTGTAGGCAATTGTCTGATCCGCCCCACTATGAAACTTCTGATAACCCCCTATGCAACTTCTCATCTAACACCTGCGACCTGATTAGCCAACAACCATGCGCTCAGTAGCATTGGCAACTTAGGTCCCCTGATGGACAACTTTCATAGTATTTTAGGCAATTACGGATCACTCGTAGGAAGCTTCGTAGCGATGTAGGCAACTTGGTTTCTGAGGCAGACAACTATGAAATCATGTTAGACAACTTCTCACTTTACGGTGAGCAACTTTCACAGTATGGTAGGCAATGAAACTATGTAACCACCTATTACCTATTGCACACAACTAAGTAGGAGGCTACTAGACGAATTCACTTATACACATGGTGCAATTCTTCTAGCATCGAAGTTGCTCATGTTTAGCATAAACTTGCCTCATCTAGCATCAAAATTGCTTTTTAAAAATCATCAAAACATATTCATATGAGATCAAATTTTGACGATCTCGTCACGAGGAACCCAGCGGTGAAAACGGATCATCATTCCGACACGCGGTGTGAAAGTTATagttttttgaattttcttgTATCAGAATTAATGCACGTTACGTCATCGCTGGGTTGACACGGTTGGTCGGACTAGGTGAAGAAAAATCAACGCACTGTAGTTGAAGAACCTTTCCATATATAGAATAAGTGGATGGACAGTTTACCAAATCTGGAATCAATCTGTTGCATCGTTCGGTCTATCAGCGTGCGCTCGGAAGCCCGAGAAAGTGTACTTGCACTTTTAAGTATTTAGGAGAATTGTTTCTGTTGCAATGCACACAATTCTGCTGGTTTTTCAGTCATGAAGCACGCATTTGTGATGGTGAGCTGGAGCCTGGGAGACTGGCTGCACGAACCGACGCTGCTCGATTTGGCACCTGCAAGCAACCGATGCTGCTCGATTTGCCTGGTGATTTGAGGTAATAGCCTCGAGGAATACGTCATCGCTTAATTATATTGCAATCCACCCGTATATCTTCTTGAACCATCAAACATGAGGACCGAGGTGTGTCTGCGACGCGTCCGCTTGTCCGAAATCCCGCAAACCGGAGGCAAATCAGAAGAAGCTTTGCGAGCGTCTGGACCGTCGCGACATACTTGTCTGGCACCCCGGTCCCACCCCAAAATCCTCTCCCACCAAAAACACTCACCGCGGGAAGCGGTCGCCACACATTTATACCGGTCAACCCGCTGTAGAGCGGACGTGTCTCCACAGGGCATTGTTGTCGGTTAGAGTGACGCGACCGGACGAGGGGGCGACATCGCTTCAACGCCAACACGGCGATCGAGAAGCCAATTCCGGTCGATGCGCCGGATTGAAGTGAGGTGCCCGCCGGTTTGCCTAACCGCGACCATTTAAGCGAGGCTTCATCCACACCACAAAACCTCTCTGCTCCTCTTTGTCTCCGACAATCACCACCTCTCCATCTTTGCTTCCCGCATATCCTCTCCTCTTTGCTCATCGGATGTTTCCAAAGTCGAGGTTCTCCACGCTGGCAGGTGGCGGCT
This genomic window from Aegilops tauschii subsp. strangulata cultivar AL8/78 chromosome 4, Aet v6.0, whole genome shotgun sequence contains:
- the LOC109759548 gene encoding uncharacterized protein isoform X1, producing the protein MGFFTKSTSKQTAKLKSLVKLAVARLAVVRRPRLGRRSIARGDVAQLLSIGHLDRALARAEQVMEEDSMLEGLDIIEHYCKILVEHSAQLEKPKECGEEIKAAAAGLIFASARCGELPELLDARAILASKFGREFERAAKEGSQVVVNPTLVQRLSGQKASAEQQRRLAREIAAENGILLDFPDSPGEVHQSKQSEQAKNVPAPAPAGKSVEQFEVRTETSEVQRRQRLADDNMSRPNLARQRAEEKASRESKKYDDVRMAAEAAFESASFAAMAARAAVELSRTESQGKGPRGGGRGHDKVHPLQSSGATERETRPPGRPQKPPSPSPSPSWSDKSTVSSVWSDAPARDAPSPPKGKSIVFDRSDGEDDDVVEDLVWTPQLQRQHNRRTVSAMGMDGGGGNTHGARRSEFQDSVPSGSEDARPAHRRYASEHAGGGAHREAQEQPGQYRAPPYRRSPVADAASNGGAYESSAFVARAPYGRITSALEGGNKHIARHEEVRRMGTDARVLQEQVYGSAAPGPGRVPLTPDRRAISVRTRR
- the LOC109759548 gene encoding uncharacterized protein isoform X2 encodes the protein MGFFTKSTSKQTAKLKSLVKLAVARLAVVRRPRLGRRSIARGDVAQLLSIGHLDRALARAEQVMEEDSMLEGLDIIEHYCKILVEHSAQLEKPKECGEEIKAAAAGLIFASARCGELPELLDARAILASKFGREFERAAKEGSQVVVNPTLVQRLSGQKASAEQQRRLAREIAAENGILLDFPDSPGEVHQSEQAKNVPAPAPAGKSVEQFEVRTETSEVQRRQRLADDNMSRPNLARQRAEEKASRESKKYDDVRMAAEAAFESASFAAMAARAAVELSRTESQGKGPRGGGRGHDKVHPLQSSGATERETRPPGRPQKPPSPSPSPSWSDKSTVSSVWSDAPARDAPSPPKGKSIVFDRSDGEDDDVVEDLVWTPQLQRQHNRRTVSAMGMDGGGGNTHGARRSEFQDSVPSGSEDARPAHRRYASEHAGGGAHREAQEQPGQYRAPPYRRSPVADAASNGGAYESSAFVARAPYGRITSALEGGNKHIARHEEVRRMGTDARVLQEQVYGSAAPGPGRVPLTPDRRAISVRTRR
- the LOC109759548 gene encoding uncharacterized protein isoform X4, with the protein product MGFFTKSTSKQTAKLKSLVKLAVARLAVVRRPRLGRRSIARGDVAQLLSIGHLDRALARAEQVMEEDSMLEGLDIIEHYCKILVEHSAQLEKPKECGEEIKAAAAGLIFASARCGELPELLDARAILASKFGREFERAAKEGSQVVVNPTLVQRLSGQKASAEQQRRLAREIAAENGILLDFPDSPGEVHQSEQAKNVPAPAPAGKSVEQFEVQRRQRLADDNMSRPNLARQRAEEKASRESKKYDDVRMAAEAAFESASFAAMAARAAVELSRTESQGKGPRGGGRGHDKVHPLQSSGATERETRPPGRPQKPPSPSPSPSWSDKSTVSSVWSDAPARDAPSPPKGKSIVFDRSDGEDDDVVEDLVWTPQLQRQHNRRTVSAMGMDGGGGNTHGARRSEFQDSVPSGSEDARPAHRRYASEHAGGGAHREAQEQPGQYRAPPYRRSPVADAASNGGAYESSAFVARAPYGRITSALEGGNKHIARHEEVRRMGTDARVLQEQVYGSAAPGPGRVPLTPDRRAISVRTRR
- the LOC109759548 gene encoding uncharacterized protein isoform X3, whose amino-acid sequence is MGFFTKSTSKQTAKLKSLVKLAVARLAVVRRPRLGRRSIARGDVAQLLSIGHLDRALARAEQVMEEDSMLEGLDIIEHYCKILVEHSAQLEKPKECGEEIKAAAAGLIFASARCGELPELLDARAILASKFGREFERAAKEGSQVVVNPTLVQRLSGQKASAEQQRRLAREIAAENGILLDFPDSPGEVHQSKQSEQAKNVPAPAPAGKSVEQFEVQRRQRLADDNMSRPNLARQRAEEKASRESKKYDDVRMAAEAAFESASFAAMAARAAVELSRTESQGKGPRGGGRGHDKVHPLQSSGATERETRPPGRPQKPPSPSPSPSWSDKSTVSSVWSDAPARDAPSPPKGKSIVFDRSDGEDDDVVEDLVWTPQLQRQHNRRTVSAMGMDGGGGNTHGARRSEFQDSVPSGSEDARPAHRRYASEHAGGGAHREAQEQPGQYRAPPYRRSPVADAASNGGAYESSAFVARAPYGRITSALEGGNKHIARHEEVRRMGTDARVLQEQVYGSAAPGPGRVPLTPDRRAISVRTRR